The genomic interval TATATAATTGTGGTGTTGAATATGATTGATTTAAATGAACAGATTAAAGCATTGGATTATTGTGAAAACTGTAATGATATTCAGATTAAAAAATTTTCTCCATTAAAAGATTTAATTGATTTTGATGAACTTAATGGTGAATATATGAAATGTGAATGTGGAAAAAGACCCCTTGACATTGTAATGAGTCATATCTTAAAAATAATGATTGAAGAAAAAATAGTCCCTGAAAATGCATCATTAAGACGTAATTCTCCAGTTCCATTATCTAATTTTTACTATAGTAATTTAAATCCGCAATTTATCGGTGAAGGTACTTTAATTTTACTTCATCCTGATTTCACCTCGAATGTCGCTTTAAAGTTATTTAATGAAGTTCAGGAAGTTCGGTGTGTTTTAAAAGGGAGTCCTCAAAGTCACATTGGTCAATTTGATAGGAATTCTCAAATTAATCATTTTGAAATTCTCATAGGTGATGATGAGCAGATTAATGTAATGAGAACATTACTGGGGGATAAGATTGTTTTAGTAAAAAATCAATCTAAACACCATATAGAAGTAGCAATGACCACAGAAGAGAAGTTATTGAAATTACATAACTATCTTGACAATAATAAGATTAATAAATGTGTAGCTATTGATGGGATGTGTGGTCTCGGGGCATTAGGAATTTATCTTCTTAAATATGGTTTTAAAAAAGTTATATTCAACGATATAAATCCTGAAATGATTGAAAACTTAAATAAAAATTTAATTTTTAATAATATTTCAGAGGGATTTGAAATTTTTAATGAATCATTTGAGAATTTGGATGTTGGACATGTGGATTTATGTGTAATTGATGCATTTCCTGGTGCAGACACCTCTGAGATTGTAAAAAAAGCAGAAAAAATAGCGGATGATGTATTAATTATATAAAATATATTAGATAAACATTTTCATATAAATTACAATTGCCGGAATTATTAGAACACCCATTAAATGAGACTTTCCAACACCAATATAATGGGGTAACATTCCTAAAGCAGTTGAAGTAATTAATGCTAGGGTCATATAACAAGTGGGCGATTTATAATAAAAAATGAAGATGTATAATATTATAATTTGAAGTAAAATGACGGATATGGATAATTTTTTATAATTTACAATTCCCATTAGTCTAGAAAATGAATCTCCTAATTTTAGGGCTAATATTAGTGAAACAGAAACTGCAAGCAATGATGCAAAAATGAATATTATTAAATGGTTTATATTCATTTCTGAAATTAAATAAGACATATAAACTGCAATTCCACTTCTGGGATTTCCGATAATATATATTGCTATTAGAGAAAATAAACAGTCTGAAATATTAAGTCCGGATGTTGCAAGTAAGAAATTAACTGTATCATCATTTCTATTATCATTAGTTCCACTTACTGCTTGAGCTATTACAGTTCCTTGTGCAGGTCCAAACCCTGGAAGAAAACCTAAAATGGCTCCGGTTATGCCTCCTGTAAAAATGCTTTTAAGTTTATCATAATCAATATTCAGCTCATAAAATGGATTTTGATGAGGCATTGTTGATGAATCATTTAAACTAAATAAAATAGTACTTATTCCAAAAAGACCTGAGAATGTACACATTAATGTAACTCCGGAAGTTATGGGGCTTTGAAATAAGGTCCAACCTAAAATTCCTGATAATATAAACAGAAGTAGTGACCATAAAAAATCCCTAAAATTCACTGTTAATCTGTATGTTAGATAAAGTGATGCGGCAAGAAGAATTATCCAGGTGTATGGCTTTAAAATATCATGTAGGATGGGTAATATGATCGAAAAAATTGGAAGCATTAAAATTGTAACTATTATTGCTCCAAAACCTCCCACAGCCACTATTCGTATTACTTCTTTTGATCTGCCTTCTAGAACCATTCTATGTCCGGGAAGTATTGATGTGGCGGTTCCTTCTTGTGGGACTCCTAATAGCATGGATGGTATAAATTCGATTAATGCATGGGCAACTGACATGGAAACCATTAATACACATAGGAATTCTGGTGAAAATTGTGTCAGTAACAATCCGGATGATGCAAATAAGATTGCTCCAGCAGTGTTGACATGTATTCCTGGTATAAGTCCTGTTGTTGTTCCAATTAGTATGCCTATGAAGCAAGCAATAACTATTTCTATCATATCTATTAATTAATCAAACTATAATTTAAACTTTGTTTAAGTGAATAATCAATATTATTGTCTTTTTTTAATATTGGGATTGATTAAATAAATTGATTTTATGATGATGGCTATTTGTAATAATGTTCTTATTGAAATTGATTTCTATTAAATTCTAATGATTTTAAAGAAATTTTGGATAATAATTTAAGCAAATCTTCTCGTGATATGTATAACTGCTCACAAATCATATTGTCCCATTCTTTTTCTTTTTTAATTAGAAATTCAGCAGTTTCAATACCTTTTTGTGTTAATTTTATTTTGTATGCTCTTTTATTGTCATTATCAACTTTTCTTTTGATTAATCCTTTTTTTTCAAAATCTTTAAATGCTCTTGAAACTCCACTTCTATCCATTAAACATGCTTTAGCAATATCTGATTGTGTTGTTCCCATTTCATAATATAAAAACATTAACATATAGTACTGACTAGGCAAAATGTCTGTTCCGCTTTTAATATGCTTATTAATGTAAAAATCATGAGTTTTATTCAATGTAATTAAATGGTTTGCGAGAAATGGTGAATCTTTAATTATGTCATCATATTCAATCATAGCTTTCACCTATAAATAGTTATTAATATTTATATGGTCAATATTTAAATATTATTTGTAACAAATTATGTACATGATGTTGGAATATTATGAATAAAAAAGAAATTATAATTATTTTGATATTTATTGGTTTTTGTTTTGTATTTGCAGGACCGGTATTTGCAAAAGAAAAGGTTAAAGTAAATGTTTCTATTGATGATCATCCTTTAAATAATAAAGGTTTCATTGTGATAAAACTTGTTGATAGTAGGGGTAAAGATATTGAAAGTAACGGAACAATACATTATAAAATTACGGATGAGTTTGGTAATTATAAATGGGCTTATAAATCATATGATGGTGAAATCAGGTTAAAATATACGGCGGGTATTTATAAAGTTGATGTTAAATTCGATGGTGATTTTCATTATAATTCTGCTATAAAAAATAAATCTGTTATAGTTAAAACTGAGAAATTTAATCCATATACTTATTATGATAATCATAATTGGGGTTTAAATCAGGAAATAGATGATTATATAGAATATAATTATTGGGATGAAGATATATATGATGATCCTACAAATTATGATGGTGAGGGACCTTGAAATTTTCTTATTAAGAAAAAAGAGATAATTGGTGTTTAATTGAGGTTGACAACACCAATTATTTTTTTTGGAAAATTTTGTTTGATAAATTTTCCGTGTATTAAATTAGAGAATCGTGTAAATCTAACTTAATACTAAAGATATGTATTTTTTTGGAGATTGCATTATTATTTGTCTAATAATGTTTTAAGTGAAATATTTAGGTATTCCTAAATATTTGTCACTTGTGTTAATGTTTAATTTTATACTATATAAAGTTTTGTATTTTTTTAGGTATACCTAAATTTATTATTTTGATATTACATCTACTAAAAAATAAATAATAATTTTTAAAAAAGAGATATAATTGGTGTTTGTTGGGGATTTAAACACCAATTTCTGTTTTGGAATTTTTGGCAGATTAAATTCCATGTATTAAATTAGAAAATTGTGTAAAGCTAATTTAATACAAATATATATTTTGGAGATTGCATTATTGTTAAAATTAATAATGTTTTTTTAAAGTGATATTATTTAGGTATTCCTAAATATCTGTCACTTGTATTAAAGTTTGTTTTTATATTATATAAAGTTTTGTATTTTTTTAGGTATACCTAAATTTCTATTCTCTTAATTGCCGTATGTGAAAATAGTATATATAACGATAGTTATTTTTTTATATATTACTTTTTTGGTTTTGGTATGACTAAATATTTAAATAGGATGAAGTAAAAATAATGTATTGTTTAGGTTAACCTAAATTACTGTTTTATGAATTTTTTAGGTGAACATAAAAGTATTTTATTTAATTGATAGGGAGAATGATAAATGAAAAAATTGATTGTAGGATTAGCAGGAAACCCGAATGTGGGTAAAACTACAGTATTTAATCAATTGACTGGTATGCGTCAACATGTTGGTAACTGGCCGGGTAAAACTGTCGAAAGGGCAGAGGGTCATTTCACCCACGGAAATTATGAGTATGATGTTGTTGATTTACCGGGTAATTATGCATTAAGTGCTCATTCTATGGAAGAAATTGTTTCCAGAGATTTTATTGTAGATGATGATTCTGATGTTATTGTTAATGTAGTTGATGCAGCTAATCTCGAACGTAATTTGTATTTAACAGTTCAAATGATGGAGCTGGGTGCCAATTTAGTATTGGCTCTTAACATGAATGATTTCGCAAAGAAAAAAGATCATATTATTGATATTGATTTAATGAGTGAACTATTAGGTTTCTCTGTTGTGGAAATTAATGCAAAGAATAAAGATGGTTTTGATGTTTTATTAAGTGCTGTTGAAAAAGCGGCTTCAAAACCAAAAAATACAAGTGCTAAATTATCATATGGTGATGAATTAAAAGAACATTTGGGTGATCTTCAAGAATTAATTGAAAGAGACAATAAGTTGTTGGATGTTCCATCTATTTGGACTGCAATCAAATTATTGGAAAAGGATTCAATTGTAATTCAAAAAGTACAACAGTCTTCAATAAGTTCTCAAATCATGGCCGAAACTGATAAGGTGGCAGGTCATCTTCATACTATTTATAAAGAAGGTGCTGAAGAAGTTGTCGCTAATGCTAGATATGCATTTATTGATGGTTTAATGGCTGAAGCTGTTAAAAGACCTGCTGTTGAAAAGGAAACAATTACTGATAAAATTGATAAAATTGTTACAAACAGGATTTTAGCTCCGTTTATATTTATTATTCTTATGTGGGCAATGTTCCAACTAACATTTACAGTTGGAGCTCCTTTCCAAGATATGATTGATCAAGCATTTGGTATGTTGAGTGAATGGGTAGCTACATTCCTTGGTGATGGTTTATTATCTTCATTTGTCTGTGATGGTATTATAGGTGGGGTTGGTGGTGTTCTTACTTTCTTGCCGATTATTATTCTAATGTTCTTGTTTTTAAGTATCTTAGAAGATTGTGGTTATCTTGCAAGGGCAGCATTTACTTTAGATAAAATTATGCATAAGATAGTTGGTCTTCATGGTAAGGCGTTTATTCCTATGATTTTAGGATTTGGTTGTGGTGTGCCTGCTATTATGGCAACAAGAACTATGGAAAATGAAGGGGATCGTATGCTTGCTATGATGCTTGTTCCATTTATGTCTTGTACTGCCAGATTACCAATTTATGCTATTTTTGTTGCCGCATTCTTTGCTGACAATGGAGGTAATGTATTACTTGCAATTTATTTACTCGGTATTGTTGTAGCGCTTATTGTTGCAGCAATCCTTAAAAGGACCATGTTTAAAGGATTATCCACTCCGTTTGTTATGGAGTTGCCAACTTACAAAGTTCCATCCCTAAAAGGTGTATTATTGCATACATGGGAAAAAGTAAAAGGATTCTTAAGAAAAGCAGGTACTATTATCCTTGCTTGTTCCATCGTATTATGGATTTTACAAAATATATTCCCATATGGCG from Methanobrevibacter gottschalkii DSM 11977 carries:
- the feoB gene encoding ferrous iron transport protein B: MKKLIVGLAGNPNVGKTTVFNQLTGMRQHVGNWPGKTVERAEGHFTHGNYEYDVVDLPGNYALSAHSMEEIVSRDFIVDDDSDVIVNVVDAANLERNLYLTVQMMELGANLVLALNMNDFAKKKDHIIDIDLMSELLGFSVVEINAKNKDGFDVLLSAVEKAASKPKNTSAKLSYGDELKEHLGDLQELIERDNKLLDVPSIWTAIKLLEKDSIVIQKVQQSSISSQIMAETDKVAGHLHTIYKEGAEEVVANARYAFIDGLMAEAVKRPAVEKETITDKIDKIVTNRILAPFIFIILMWAMFQLTFTVGAPFQDMIDQAFGMLSEWVATFLGDGLLSSFVCDGIIGGVGGVLTFLPIIILMFLFLSILEDCGYLARAAFTLDKIMHKIVGLHGKAFIPMILGFGCGVPAIMATRTMENEGDRMLAMMLVPFMSCTARLPIYAIFVAAFFADNGGNVLLAIYLLGIVVALIVAAILKRTMFKGLSTPFVMELPTYKVPSLKGVLLHTWEKVKGFLRKAGTIILACSIVLWILQNIFPYGGSDPQMSLLGMIGTAIAPIFAPLGFGTWQAAVAIIAGLAAKEVVVATFGTLAGMEEDDEEGITNLIHDTFTPLSAFSFMAFTLLYTPCFAAIGAIKQETNSYKWALTMCAITLVTAFIVSFLIYNIGLLAGFG
- a CDS encoding MarR family transcriptional regulator; this translates as MIEYDDIIKDSPFLANHLITLNKTHDFYINKHIKSGTDILPSQYYMLMFLYYEMGTTQSDIAKACLMDRSGVSRAFKDFEKKGLIKRKVDNDNKRAYKIKLTQKGIETAEFLIKKEKEWDNMICEQLYISREDLLKLLSKISLKSLEFNRNQFQ
- a CDS encoding TRM11 family methyltransferase, with product MIDLNEQIKALDYCENCNDIQIKKFSPLKDLIDFDELNGEYMKCECGKRPLDIVMSHILKIMIEEKIVPENASLRRNSPVPLSNFYYSNLNPQFIGEGTLILLHPDFTSNVALKLFNEVQEVRCVLKGSPQSHIGQFDRNSQINHFEILIGDDEQINVMRTLLGDKIVLVKNQSKHHIEVAMTTEEKLLKLHNYLDNNKINKCVAIDGMCGLGALGIYLLKYGFKKVIFNDINPEMIENLNKNLIFNNISEGFEIFNESFENLDVGHVDLCVIDAFPGADTSEIVKKAEKIADDVLII
- a CDS encoding tripartite tricarboxylate transporter permease, with amino-acid sequence MIEIVIACFIGILIGTTTGLIPGIHVNTAGAILFASSGLLLTQFSPEFLCVLMVSMSVAHALIEFIPSMLLGVPQEGTATSILPGHRMVLEGRSKEVIRIVAVGGFGAIIVTILMLPIFSIILPILHDILKPYTWIILLAASLYLTYRLTVNFRDFLWSLLLFILSGILGWTLFQSPITSGVTLMCTFSGLFGISTILFSLNDSSTMPHQNPFYELNIDYDKLKSIFTGGITGAILGFLPGFGPAQGTVIAQAVSGTNDNRNDDTVNFLLATSGLNISDCLFSLIAIYIIGNPRSGIAVYMSYLISEMNINHLIIFIFASLLAVSVSLILALKLGDSFSRLMGIVNYKKLSISVILLQIIILYIFIFYYKSPTCYMTLALITSTALGMLPHYIGVGKSHLMGVLIIPAIVIYMKMFI